A portion of the Mesobacillus jeotgali genome contains these proteins:
- the nuoL gene encoding NADH-quinone oxidoreductase subunit L, which produces MENAWLIPLFPLVSFLFLLLFGKKLKEASAFVGILATLASLVYSILVLLERLDGPTHKAEAVWLTIGNLELTAGFEVNQLNALMLVIVSLVSFLVHTYSKGYMHGDERFPVFYAYLGLFTFAMLGLVISPNLLQTYIFWELVGVGSFLLIGFYFYKESAKAAAKKAFIMTRIGDVGLLIGMILLFWQTGSFEYDEIFAAVEEGAISGTMITLTAILIFIGAVGKSGQFPLHTWLPDAMEGPTPVSALIHAATMVAAGVYLVASLFPLFNASETAMLTVAIIGAFTAIFAATIGLVQTDIKRVLAFSTVSQLGYMMLALGSAGYVAGVFHLMTHAFFKALLFLAAGSVIHAVHTQDIEKMGGLWKKLSFTGPLFLIGTLAISGVPLFSGFFSKDEILIAAWAHGNYGLFWLAVIAAFFTAFYMFRLFFMVFSGEARSEMKNVHESPSVMTLPMVVLAVLAVVAGYVNTPWFGTFLGDWLVEGNEALGHGHIEGPGWIMIVATAVSLLGILLAWMMYSKKSISRDWLSSRAPIAYGIVKNKYYIDEFYNQSIVFGAKAVSLFLRFIELFVVEGLVKLTTATVQGLGKTGAKIQNGQVQTYGTIAFVGLAVLIVIYALTGGYL; this is translated from the coding sequence ATGGAGAATGCTTGGCTCATTCCGCTGTTCCCGCTTGTATCCTTTCTATTCCTTCTGCTGTTCGGAAAAAAGCTTAAAGAAGCGAGCGCATTCGTGGGTATCCTTGCGACGCTAGCCTCACTTGTCTACTCCATCCTCGTGCTCCTGGAGCGCCTGGACGGCCCGACACACAAAGCTGAAGCCGTTTGGCTCACGATAGGGAATCTGGAACTTACTGCGGGTTTTGAAGTAAATCAATTAAATGCATTGATGCTGGTAATCGTATCTCTTGTCAGCTTCCTTGTACATACCTATTCAAAAGGATATATGCATGGTGATGAGCGATTCCCGGTTTTTTATGCTTATCTTGGACTTTTTACTTTTGCAATGCTTGGTCTCGTAATCTCACCGAATCTTTTGCAGACCTATATTTTCTGGGAATTGGTCGGTGTAGGCTCATTCCTGCTGATCGGATTTTATTTTTACAAAGAAAGCGCCAAAGCGGCTGCAAAGAAAGCCTTTATTATGACTCGTATCGGGGATGTCGGGCTGCTGATTGGGATGATTCTCTTATTCTGGCAAACTGGCAGCTTTGAATATGATGAGATTTTCGCAGCAGTTGAAGAAGGCGCGATTTCCGGAACCATGATTACCCTTACTGCAATCCTGATTTTTATCGGAGCAGTCGGTAAATCAGGCCAGTTCCCGCTTCACACATGGCTTCCTGACGCGATGGAAGGTCCAACACCGGTTTCCGCATTGATCCACGCAGCGACAATGGTTGCGGCAGGTGTATACTTGGTCGCTTCACTGTTCCCGCTGTTCAATGCGAGTGAGACAGCGATGCTGACGGTAGCGATCATTGGAGCGTTCACAGCGATTTTTGCAGCAACAATCGGCCTTGTCCAGACTGACATCAAGCGAGTGCTTGCGTTCTCCACTGTCAGCCAGCTTGGCTATATGATGCTCGCATTGGGTTCTGCGGGTTATGTTGCCGGAGTATTCCACTTAATGACCCACGCTTTCTTCAAAGCGTTGTTGTTCCTTGCAGCAGGCAGCGTCATCCATGCTGTACATACTCAGGATATCGAAAAAATGGGCGGGCTTTGGAAAAAGCTTTCGTTCACTGGACCATTGTTCCTGATCGGAACGCTGGCCATAAGTGGTGTCCCATTGTTCTCAGGCTTTTTCAGTAAAGATGAAATTTTGATCGCTGCATGGGCTCATGGTAATTATGGCCTATTCTGGCTCGCAGTGATTGCAGCGTTCTTCACAGCATTCTATATGTTCCGCCTGTTCTTCATGGTCTTCTCAGGTGAAGCCCGCAGCGAAATGAAGAATGTTCATGAATCACCATCCGTCATGACCTTGCCGATGGTTGTCCTTGCTGTCCTGGCAGTTGTTGCTGGTTACGTGAATACACCTTGGTTCGGCACTTTCCTTGGCGACTGGCTCGTTGAAGGCAATGAAGCACTTGGCCACGGACATATCGAAGGCCCGGGCTGGATCATGATTGTCGCAACAGCTGTGTCCTTGCTGGGTATTTTGCTTGCATGGATGATGTACAGCAAGAAGTCCATTTCACGCGATTGGCTGTCAAGCAGAGCTCCAATTGCGTATGGTATCGTGAAAAACAAGTATTATATCGATGAATTTTACAATCAAAGCATCGTGTTTGGCGCGAAGGCAGTCAGCTTGTTCCTTCGATTCATCGAACTCTTCGTTGTTGAGGGTCTAGTTAAGCTGACAACAGCAACGGTTCAGGGGCTTGGCAAAACAGGTGCGAAAATCCAGAACGGCCAGGTGCAGACCTATGGCACAATTGCCTTTGTCGGCCTTGCAGTCCTGATTGTCATCTATGCGCTAACAGGGGGGTATTTATAA
- a CDS encoding nuclease-related domain-containing protein, whose translation MIEKERTYPIRLLMYEALMERILPNHPKKQLIEQDYKAWRAGFKGELQTDYRLSFLPEKGFHIFRDLRLLDEKWHFQIDTLILTLRYILLIETKAYSGTLFFDKQSEQMIQTKDGQEKTYDNPINQVRMQAWHLRRWLNNHKFSVPPIYHLVAISNPSTIIKVSDRSLNNLIVKGDILLSRILQIDETISNPSFTDKEVKKLSRSLLKNHSPHHPDILKQYSLTPDDLQKGVQCPSCFSYGMLREKWTWSCPVCGDRSKTAHHKSLKEFFLLISPDIKNQSCREFCIGVSTKTASHLLSSMNLPHTGTKKGRIYHMPPDIETFFDPAKK comes from the coding sequence TTGATTGAAAAAGAAAGAACATATCCAATCCGGCTTCTCATGTACGAGGCTTTAATGGAAAGAATCTTACCCAACCATCCAAAAAAGCAATTAATTGAACAAGATTACAAAGCCTGGCGTGCTGGTTTTAAAGGTGAGCTGCAAACGGATTACCGTTTAAGTTTTCTCCCTGAAAAGGGTTTCCATATCTTTCGGGATTTACGTCTTCTAGATGAAAAATGGCATTTCCAAATTGATACCCTCATTTTAACTCTTCGTTATATCCTTCTAATTGAAACGAAAGCCTATTCCGGCACCCTTTTCTTTGACAAACAATCTGAACAAATGATTCAAACGAAGGATGGTCAAGAAAAAACATACGATAATCCTATTAACCAGGTCCGAATGCAAGCCTGGCATTTGAGAAGATGGCTGAATAACCATAAATTCAGTGTTCCTCCCATCTACCATCTTGTTGCCATCAGTAATCCCTCTACTATAATCAAGGTAAGTGACCGGTCTCTGAATAACTTGATAGTAAAAGGAGATATATTATTAAGTCGCATTCTTCAAATCGATGAAACCATTTCAAATCCAAGTTTTACTGATAAAGAAGTAAAAAAGCTATCCCGGTCACTTTTAAAGAATCATTCTCCACACCATCCTGATATTCTAAAACAGTATTCCCTAACCCCAGACGACCTTCAAAAAGGTGTTCAATGTCCCTCTTGTTTTTCATATGGAATGTTGCGTGAGAAATGGACTTGGAGTTGTCCTGTATGTGGTGATAGGTCCAAAACAGCTCACCATAAAAGTTTAAAAGAATTTTTCCTTTTAATTAGCCCTGATATTAAAAACCAATCATGCAGAGAGTTTTGTATTGGGGTTTCAACCAAGACAGCGAGTCACTTGCTATCTTCCATGAACCTTCCCCACACAGGCACCAAAAAAGGCCGCATCTACCACATGCCTCCTGACATCGAAACATTCTTCGATCCCGCGAAAAAATAA
- the murA gene encoding UDP-N-acetylglucosamine 1-carboxyvinyltransferase: MEKIIVRGGQRLSGSVKVEGAKNAVLPVIAATLLASDGKSVIRDVPTLSDVYTINEVLRSLNAVVEFENNTITVDASRELKIEAPFEYVRKMRASVLVMGSLLARNGRARVALPGGCAIGSRPIDQHLKGFEAMGATVKVGNGFIEAEAVDGLHGAKIYLDFPSVGATENIMMAAVLAKGTTIIENVAKEPEIVDLANFLNKMGAQVKGAGTGTIKIEGVEVLFGADHNIIPDRIEAGTFMVASAITGGNVLVKGAVPEHLSSLVAKMEEMGVTIIEEEDGLRVIGPEKLKAVDIKTMPHPGFPTDMQSQMMALLLRAQGTSMITETVFENRFMHVEEFRRMNANIKIDGRSVIMNGPSDLQGAEVAATDLRAAASLILTGLVADGVTRVTELYHLDRGYVDFHHKLAALGADIERISEVEEQPVTEKLVSDMNA, from the coding sequence TTGGAAAAAATCATCGTCCGCGGCGGACAAAGGCTAAGCGGTTCTGTAAAGGTTGAAGGAGCTAAGAATGCCGTCTTGCCTGTTATCGCTGCAACATTATTAGCAAGTGACGGAAAAAGCGTAATTCGTGATGTGCCAACTCTCTCCGATGTATATACCATCAACGAAGTATTACGTTCTTTAAACGCCGTAGTGGAGTTTGAAAATAACACAATTACAGTAGATGCATCCAGAGAGTTAAAAATAGAAGCACCTTTTGAGTATGTTCGTAAAATGCGTGCTTCTGTATTAGTAATGGGATCCCTGCTTGCCAGGAATGGCCGTGCTCGCGTAGCATTACCAGGCGGCTGTGCAATCGGTTCCCGTCCTATCGACCAGCACCTTAAAGGTTTTGAAGCAATGGGTGCAACAGTCAAGGTAGGTAACGGTTTTATCGAAGCCGAAGCAGTTGATGGTCTGCACGGAGCTAAAATATACCTTGATTTCCCTAGCGTTGGCGCTACGGAAAATATCATGATGGCTGCTGTACTTGCAAAAGGTACAACAATCATTGAAAACGTCGCAAAAGAACCAGAAATCGTCGACCTTGCCAACTTCCTGAACAAGATGGGAGCACAGGTAAAAGGCGCAGGAACTGGAACAATCAAGATCGAAGGCGTTGAAGTACTGTTTGGAGCTGACCACAACATCATTCCTGACCGTATTGAAGCAGGAACATTCATGGTTGCGTCTGCCATCACTGGCGGAAACGTGCTAGTAAAAGGCGCTGTTCCAGAGCATCTTTCTTCATTGGTTGCCAAGATGGAAGAAATGGGCGTTACGATCATTGAAGAAGAAGACGGCCTTCGTGTCATTGGGCCTGAAAAATTGAAAGCAGTTGACATCAAGACAATGCCGCACCCTGGCTTCCCGACGGATATGCAATCCCAGATGATGGCCTTGCTATTGCGCGCACAGGGAACAAGCATGATCACCGAAACTGTTTTCGAAAACCGCTTCATGCACGTGGAAGAATTCCGCCGCATGAACGCCAACATCAAAATCGATGGACGTTCTGTCATCATGAACGGACCATCTGACCTCCAGGGAGCAGAAGTGGCAGCAACTGACTTGCGTGCTGCAGCATCACTGATCCTGACTGGCCTTGTAGCAGATGGCGTGACACGCGTGACAGAGTTGTATCACCTTGACCGCGGTTATGTTGACTTCCATCACAAGCTTGCAGCATTGGGCGCTGACATCGAACGCATCAGTGAAGTAGAAGAACAGCCAGTAACTGAAAAATTAGTCTCAGACATGAACGCATAA
- the nuoK gene encoding NADH-quinone oxidoreductase subunit NuoK yields MSSVPVSAYLALALILFCIGLYGALTKKNTVIVLISIELMLNAVNINLVTFSKYGATPSITGQVFALFSIAVAAAEVAVGLAILISLYRNRRTVNIDEINQLKN; encoded by the coding sequence ATGAGTTCTGTTCCGGTTTCAGCCTATCTGGCGCTCGCACTTATTCTTTTTTGTATCGGCCTATACGGTGCCCTGACAAAAAAGAACACAGTTATTGTCCTGATTTCCATCGAATTGATGCTGAATGCAGTTAATATTAATCTAGTAACCTTCAGTAAATATGGAGCGACTCCATCGATCACCGGCCAGGTGTTCGCGCTGTTTTCCATCGCGGTGGCGGCTGCTGAGGTAGCAGTAGGATTGGCAATCCTGATTTCGCTTTACCGCAACCGCAGGACGGTCAATATCGATGAGATAAATCAGTTGAAAAATTAA
- a CDS encoding YwmB family TATA-box binding protein: MKKIPFILSIIGIIGFIVLQAGNKTTVADADHDIKTLASVLQDENILITGWSVYARETLEQENVEALVKELKVQLPDWTWSGSNGELTAVLDSPEIQEKIKMVSTDTNGQVHTYVMYEVRGQLWNKNTETFLNQSLPGRIFDIFRGNATTFSCVEGEINDKIKSALPVYKSKLLKAFNAREVEGLAEESFISSSAVSPMFDKSLSNEHDMNMQLGLRKTERLGAKTTLVVGTPIITIEY; this comes from the coding sequence ATGAAGAAGATTCCATTTATTTTATCAATTATTGGCATTATTGGTTTTATTGTGCTCCAAGCTGGGAATAAGACGACTGTAGCTGACGCGGATCATGATATTAAAACTCTGGCCTCGGTTTTACAGGACGAAAATATTTTGATCACTGGTTGGTCTGTATATGCAAGGGAAACACTGGAACAAGAAAATGTCGAAGCATTGGTAAAAGAACTTAAGGTCCAGCTTCCGGATTGGACATGGTCAGGAAGCAATGGAGAACTCACAGCCGTGTTGGATTCTCCTGAGATACAGGAAAAAATTAAAATGGTTTCTACCGACACAAACGGCCAGGTACATACGTATGTGATGTATGAGGTCAGAGGTCAGCTCTGGAATAAAAATACAGAAACTTTTTTAAACCAAAGTTTACCAGGCAGAATATTTGACATTTTTCGCGGAAATGCCACAACTTTCTCTTGTGTTGAAGGCGAAATCAATGATAAGATAAAATCGGCTTTACCTGTTTACAAAAGTAAATTGCTGAAGGCATTTAACGCTCGTGAAGTTGAAGGGTTGGCAGAAGAATCATTTATTTCCTCTTCCGCTGTTTCGCCTATGTTCGACAAATCACTGAGCAATGAACATGACATGAATATGCAGCTTGGATTACGGAAAACTGAACGATTGGGCGCAAAGACTACCCTTGTAGTTGGCACACCCATCATAACGATTGAATATTAA
- a CDS encoding NADH-quinone oxidoreductase subunit M, with translation MDFNYFLTLLVFSPLLGILLLAFMPKANESGIKMLGVLATLPSLILALIAYFSYRGGNDLANFSEKFRWIQFGGQGAEQSGMFTVNYELGIDGFGLIMVVLTAVIATLAAIASFHIKKEWKGYYMLFLLLEIGMLGVFTAQNLILFFLFFEITLIPMFFLIGKWGYYEREKAAYSFLIYNGLGSAILLIVIMVLFSRTGTSNIEMLKVMMNTENAPMFAPVSESLKMGLLIALLVAFGVKLPIFPLHSWMLRVHVEAPPSIVMIHSGILLKIGAFGLIRFGMGIFPEQFADLAVLLAVLGVINLLYGAFLAFIQTDFKMVLAYSSISHMGIVLIGLGALNEAGIQGAIFQVVSHGLISALLFFLVGVLYERTHTTTLGNLGGMAKGMPIASGFLLAGAMASLGLPGMSGFVSEFMAFLGLFEEMPILAAVGTLGIIMTAVYLLRAVLAITYGNAEREFVGVSDIRSFEWAPVLVLIGLIVLIGVYPAVLSEPLQATLETIMMGIGG, from the coding sequence ATGGATTTCAACTATTTTCTTACCTTACTGGTATTCTCCCCTTTACTAGGAATCCTGCTGCTGGCTTTCATGCCAAAGGCGAATGAATCAGGTATCAAAATGCTTGGCGTTTTGGCAACACTGCCATCGTTGATCCTTGCGCTGATCGCTTACTTTTCGTATCGAGGCGGCAATGACCTTGCTAATTTTTCGGAAAAATTCCGCTGGATCCAATTTGGCGGCCAGGGCGCAGAGCAATCGGGCATGTTCACAGTGAACTACGAACTCGGCATCGATGGATTTGGTTTGATCATGGTTGTACTTACTGCAGTGATCGCTACTCTCGCGGCGATTGCATCCTTCCATATCAAAAAAGAATGGAAAGGCTACTACATGCTGTTCCTGCTTCTCGAAATCGGGATGCTCGGCGTGTTTACAGCACAAAACTTGATCTTGTTCTTCCTTTTCTTTGAAATTACTTTGATCCCAATGTTTTTCCTGATTGGAAAATGGGGCTATTACGAGAGAGAAAAGGCTGCATACAGCTTCTTGATTTATAACGGACTTGGGTCAGCCATCCTGCTGATCGTCATCATGGTGTTATTTTCAAGAACAGGCACTTCAAATATTGAAATGCTGAAAGTCATGATGAACACAGAGAACGCGCCAATGTTCGCACCTGTTTCTGAATCTTTGAAAATGGGATTATTGATTGCATTGCTAGTGGCTTTCGGCGTGAAATTGCCAATCTTCCCGCTCCACAGCTGGATGCTTCGCGTACACGTTGAAGCGCCGCCATCAATCGTCATGATCCACTCAGGGATCCTGCTTAAGATTGGTGCTTTCGGTTTGATCCGCTTCGGGATGGGAATCTTCCCGGAACAGTTCGCGGATCTGGCAGTGCTGCTTGCGGTATTGGGTGTAATTAACCTGCTATACGGAGCATTCCTTGCTTTTATCCAGACAGATTTTAAAATGGTCCTTGCCTACTCTTCTATTTCCCATATGGGGATCGTTTTAATCGGACTTGGAGCATTAAATGAAGCAGGAATTCAGGGAGCAATCTTCCAGGTCGTATCACATGGTCTGATTTCGGCATTATTGTTCTTCCTGGTCGGTGTGCTGTATGAACGTACGCATACGACAACTCTTGGAAATCTGGGCGGAATGGCAAAGGGAATGCCAATTGCATCAGGCTTCCTGCTTGCAGGAGCGATGGCTTCTCTTGGACTTCCTGGTATGTCAGGGTTCGTCAGCGAATTCATGGCATTCCTCGGCTTGTTCGAAGAAATGCCTATCCTTGCAGCGGTCGGTACACTGGGCATTATCATGACAGCTGTTTACCTGCTGCGCGCAGTACTGGCGATCACTTATGGAAATGCGGAGCGTGAATTCGTCGGAGTGAGCGATATCCGTTCATTTGAATGGGCGCCAGTATTGGTCCTCATCGGCTTAATCGTACTGATCGGTGTATATCCAGCTGTTCTCAGTGAACCGCTTCAGGCAACATTAGAGACTATCATGATGGGAATAGGGGGGTGA
- a CDS encoding NADH-quinone oxidoreductase subunit J: protein MTLTGEFFAFMSLALVAVIGGVLLLNLTKVIHMVVALVFTFVSIAGIYVLLSAEFLAVIQVMIYSGAITIMMLFGIMLTRHHGDEEEPKGGRLRKLVLLLGVLGFGAAVYFGIYDLNFEALPNTLHENNTEQIGISLFSHYIIPFELTSVILLAALVGAIVLARKDDGKEGDQE, encoded by the coding sequence ATGACGTTAACGGGCGAATTTTTTGCGTTTATGTCACTTGCTTTAGTGGCGGTAATCGGCGGCGTGCTTTTATTGAACCTCACCAAGGTCATCCACATGGTCGTAGCGCTCGTCTTTACATTCGTCAGTATTGCAGGTATTTATGTGTTGCTGTCCGCGGAATTCCTGGCGGTCATCCAGGTCATGATTTATTCCGGTGCCATCACGATCATGATGCTTTTCGGAATCATGCTTACCCGCCACCATGGCGATGAAGAGGAGCCTAAAGGCGGAAGATTGCGCAAGCTCGTACTGCTGCTTGGTGTCCTTGGTTTTGGCGCAGCAGTCTATTTCGGAATCTATGATTTGAATTTCGAGGCATTGCCAAATACACTTCATGAAAATAACACAGAACAAATCGGGATATCACTGTTCTCGCACTATATCATCCCGTTTGAACTGACATCCGTGATCCTGCTTGCCGCGCTTGTCGGCGCAATTGTACTGGCACGAAAGGATGACGGAAAGGAGGGTGATCAGGAATGA
- a CDS encoding DUF1146 family protein, with the protein MLTSFGGFAVTSILTHLVFIAVAWWALQALQFDKLLRGNHVLQARVLYILVSIALGSTVSNFFLDYLQWSQQLPMIFQ; encoded by the coding sequence ATGCTAACAAGTTTTGGCGGCTTTGCAGTGACCAGCATTCTGACACATCTGGTTTTTATCGCGGTTGCATGGTGGGCTCTTCAGGCGCTCCAGTTTGATAAACTGCTCAGGGGGAATCATGTTCTTCAAGCCCGGGTTTTATACATTCTCGTTTCCATCGCACTAGGATCCACGGTCAGTAATTTCTTCCTTGATTACCTCCAATGGTCACAACAGCTTCCGATGATTTTTCAATAA
- a CDS encoding VanZ family protein, with protein sequence MKKLSVWLLRILPLAYMAAIWIMSSNPSDALVELPNQGIDRFIKESLHLVEFGILYVLLVLAALTTARFTPVMSFAFMGVAILYGLLDEIHQSFVPARSATVIDFIKDVIGVLAASHFIHHAYFSGKFPRLGRVLRRIEERVRG encoded by the coding sequence ATGAAAAAGTTATCAGTTTGGCTTTTAAGAATTCTTCCGCTTGCCTATATGGCGGCGATCTGGATTATGTCCAGCAATCCATCCGATGCCCTGGTCGAACTCCCGAATCAGGGAATTGACCGCTTTATAAAAGAATCGCTCCATCTCGTTGAATTCGGGATTTTGTATGTGCTGCTCGTCCTGGCGGCGTTGACGACCGCGCGCTTTACACCTGTTATGAGTTTTGCCTTTATGGGTGTGGCGATTTTGTACGGATTGCTCGACGAGATCCATCAAAGCTTCGTCCCGGCCCGATCAGCCACCGTGATTGATTTTATAAAAGACGTAATCGGAGTTTTAGCGGCCTCCCATTTCATCCACCACGCATACTTCAGCGGCAAGTTCCCGCGACTGGGAAGGGTGTTGCGGAGGATTGAGGAGAGAGTTCGGGGATAG
- the spoIID gene encoding stage II sporulation protein D encodes MLKFKPIIVLATILFAVTLLIPSLLVLPFMEEKAGGKLGEELQNDTKEAAAMPTADSAIEVAVYRTALSKIEKLPLNEYLIGVVAAEMPAEFELEALKAQALSARTYYVRQMLIPNKVGVPEGAQLNDTEIHQVFKNKEELKKQWGVDYKWKMKKIAEAVKATDGQVLTYEGSPIDATFFSTSNGFTENSEEYWSNSLPYLRSVESPWDLQSPKFRSQTVLTVAQVESKLGVKLPNSTTLGKVISRTTGNRVAKIDIGGKVLTGKEVRDKLGLRSSDFSWELKGGNVVITTEGFGHGVGMSQYGANGMATEGKNYQDIVKHYYKGVEISEADSMLTKVTAKK; translated from the coding sequence ATGTTAAAATTCAAACCAATCATCGTACTAGCTACAATCCTTTTCGCTGTCACACTCTTGATTCCTTCCTTGCTGGTCCTCCCTTTTATGGAAGAAAAGGCAGGCGGGAAGCTTGGCGAAGAGCTGCAAAATGATACTAAGGAGGCTGCCGCTATGCCAACAGCAGATTCAGCGATCGAGGTGGCTGTTTACCGGACAGCACTGTCAAAAATCGAGAAGCTTCCACTAAATGAATACTTAATTGGTGTCGTTGCTGCGGAGATGCCAGCCGAGTTCGAGCTTGAGGCACTCAAGGCACAGGCACTGTCAGCGAGGACTTATTATGTAAGACAAATGCTGATCCCGAATAAAGTGGGAGTCCCTGAAGGTGCGCAGCTGAATGATACCGAAATCCATCAGGTATTTAAAAATAAGGAAGAACTGAAAAAGCAGTGGGGCGTCGACTATAAATGGAAGATGAAGAAAATCGCCGAAGCCGTAAAAGCAACTGACGGCCAGGTACTGACATATGAAGGCTCACCAATTGACGCCACTTTCTTTTCGACATCAAACGGTTTTACTGAAAACTCAGAGGAATACTGGTCAAACTCGCTTCCGTATTTGCGCAGCGTAGAAAGTCCATGGGATCTGCAGTCCCCGAAATTCCGCAGCCAGACCGTACTGACTGTAGCCCAGGTGGAATCCAAGCTCGGCGTAAAGCTCCCGAACTCAACTACATTAGGGAAGGTCATCTCCAGGACCACTGGGAACCGGGTCGCCAAAATCGATATCGGAGGTAAAGTACTAACGGGAAAAGAAGTGCGTGATAAACTGGGCCTGCGCTCAAGCGACTTTAGCTGGGAGCTAAAAGGCGGAAACGTCGTCATCACAACCGAAGGCTTCGGCCACGGCGTCGGAATGAGCCAGTACGGAGCCAACGGCATGGCCACCGAAGGAAAGAACTATCAAGACATCGTCAAACACTACTATAAAGGCGTTGAGATTAGTGAGGCGGATAGTATGCTTACTAAGGTGACGGCTAAAAAGTAA
- the nuoN gene encoding NADH-quinone oxidoreductase subunit NuoN: MDLDTLLSFDWGTMTPEFIILGIIALLSVADLFMPKHVDRKILGWVGFAGVVFALISLVTLIGTDTTSILYDTFRLDSFAIAFKLILLVGAALVMLLAIDFRATDGLQEYKGEFFYLFLTALLGTMFMASSGDLITLFVGLELLSIPSYILAGMRKRNLKSNESAMKYVLNGGISSAITLFGMSYVFGIAGTTNLKGIAQVFGGLNDPQHIYILGLAFLMIFVGLSFKLATAPFHMWAPDVYEGAPTPVTAFLSVVSKTAGFVIILRILLSIFGYVPVAQEEGQPIPLLFAVQDYIAFLAGATMIIGNVIALRQRNIKRMFAYSSIAHAGYILVALTAMSFVTFDAIWFYLLAYVFMNLGAFAVIQVITAKTGSEDISHFAGLYRRSPLLAVGMGIFILSLAGIPGTAGFIGKLNIFMGALMVDQAHYVLVSIMIATTVVSYFYYFGVMTQLFFRPAASDEKIKLPAGTTVVIIVAVIGTILFGVMPNLAIDFMHTNFNQFVDFMR; this comes from the coding sequence ATGGATCTAGATACACTTCTATCATTTGATTGGGGGACGATGACTCCGGAATTCATCATCCTTGGAATTATAGCTCTTTTATCAGTCGCTGATTTATTCATGCCAAAGCATGTCGACCGAAAAATCCTTGGCTGGGTCGGATTTGCCGGTGTGGTGTTTGCGCTGATTTCATTGGTAACTTTGATAGGTACTGATACGACTTCAATTTTATATGATACCTTCAGGCTCGATTCATTCGCAATTGCGTTCAAGCTGATTCTCCTTGTTGGAGCCGCACTTGTCATGCTTTTAGCCATCGACTTCAGGGCTACTGATGGTTTGCAGGAATATAAGGGAGAATTCTTCTACCTGTTCCTGACTGCATTACTTGGTACGATGTTCATGGCTTCAAGCGGGGACTTGATTACTTTGTTCGTCGGTCTTGAATTGCTGTCCATTCCGTCTTACATCCTTGCAGGGATGCGCAAGCGCAACCTGAAATCGAACGAATCAGCAATGAAATACGTCCTGAATGGCGGTATTTCATCTGCGATCACCTTGTTCGGCATGAGCTATGTGTTCGGGATTGCCGGAACTACAAATTTAAAAGGAATCGCCCAAGTCTTTGGAGGGCTTAATGACCCTCAGCATATTTACATTCTGGGACTGGCATTCTTAATGATTTTTGTCGGCCTGTCATTCAAGCTGGCAACTGCTCCATTCCATATGTGGGCACCTGATGTATATGAAGGAGCTCCGACTCCAGTGACGGCGTTCTTGAGCGTAGTCTCTAAAACGGCTGGTTTTGTCATCATCCTGCGCATTCTGTTATCGATCTTCGGATACGTGCCGGTCGCCCAGGAAGAAGGGCAGCCAATTCCGCTGCTATTCGCCGTACAGGATTACATTGCTTTCCTTGCAGGAGCCACGATGATCATCGGTAACGTCATCGCCTTAAGGCAGCGAAATATCAAGCGCATGTTCGCGTATTCAAGTATTGCGCATGCAGGTTACATCCTGGTCGCCCTGACAGCAATGTCATTCGTGACCTTTGATGCCATCTGGTTTTACCTGCTTGCATACGTGTTTATGAACCTTGGCGCATTTGCCGTGATTCAGGTGATCACAGCTAAAACCGGTTCAGAGGACATCAGCCATTTTGCCGGGCTTTACCGACGCTCGCCTCTGCTCGCAGTTGGTATGGGAATCTTCATCCTGTCACTCGCAGGAATCCCGGGTACAGCAGGTTTTATCGGTAAGCTGAACATTTTCATGGGCGCGTTGATGGTCGATCAGGCACATTATGTGCTTGTATCAATCATGATCGCAACAACCGTCGTATCCTATTTCTACTACTTCGGGGTCATGACGCAATTGTTCTTCCGCCCGGCAGCAAGCGATGAAAAAATCAAGCTGCCAGCAGGAACAACAGTGGTGATCATCGTTGCAGTAATCGGAACAATCTTGTTCGGAGTCATGCCAAACCTGGCAATCGACTTCATGCACACGAATTTTAACCAGTTTGTCGATTTTATGAGATAA